The sequence CCTCGCAGAGGCCTCACGCGAAGCCACACACCTGGCCCGCGCTTCCGCATTGCTGCCCAGCATGGCACAGAAAGAACACAGGTTGGACGGCTCGGTCAGCGCACGCCCATCCGGGTACGCGACCATAGCCGCCAGCCCCAGGGCCCGGCTCATGCTCTCTTGAAGCTCCTGTAAACCTAACTGTCTGAGCTCCTGATAGAAC comes from Bacillota bacterium and encodes:
- a CDS encoding PocR ligand-binding domain-containing protein — translated: MAERVRGAMVKEKSMFYQELRQLGLQELQESMSRALGLAAMVAYPDGRALTEPSNLCSFCAMLGSNAEARARCVASREASAR